TCCAGCAGCAACTCGTCGAGATCGAGGCCGACATCGAGGCCGCCATGCTCGACGTGCTGCACGCGACCTGGCTTTCGGGCGAGGCCAAGCCCAACAACCTGGAAGCGTCGATCGCCAAGGCCAAGGGCGGCGAGATCTCGCGCACCGCGACGCAGCGCTGCATCGCGATCCTGGGCTCGATGGGGATCTCGCAGGAGTTCCTGCTCGAGAAGTGGTTCCGCGACTGCCGCATCACCGACATCTACGAAGGCACCGGCCAGATCCAGCGCCTGATCATCGCGCGCGAGATCCTGGGCTACAGCGCCGCGCAGCTCTCGTAGGGCGAGCGGCCTTTCGCGAACGTCGGGGGTCGTGCATCCTGCGGCGGTCACATTCCCGGCTCGGGCCTTCGGGCCCGAGCCGATGGGGGGACCATCCGATGACCAGCCGACTCTTCGCGAGAACCCGATCCGCCGCGGTGTCGCTCCTCTTCGCGGCGACCTTTGCGGCTCTGCCGTTCGCGGCGCCCGCCGAGGCGCAGACCCGTGCGGAGCCCGTCTGCAACGGGAACGGCGCCATGTGGATGTCGATCGCGCATCCGGGCCTGGGCGAGATGAAGAACTCCGGACAGGGCTGGAATGGCATTCCGAAGAAGAAGTTCTGGCTCGGCTTCATCCCGTTCTTCGGCTGGCCCGGCTACCTGCAGGTCGTGAGCGCGATCGACGCGAAGAACTGCCGGACCAACGACTGGCCGAGGTAGCGGCAGGGGCCGCTCAGGTGCCGGAGAGCCTTCGGATGAAGGCGATCAGATCGCGGATGCCTTCGTCGTTCACGACGCCGACGCAGCTCACGCGACGCTGCGCCAGACCAGATCGCCGATCATCCCCGCGAACGTGCCCAGCAGGTAGACGAGCGAGACCAGAAACGTGCGGCGCGCGCTGTCGCGATCGCGGCGGCGCCGCAGCACGAGCGCCTCGCCGAGGAACCACAGCCCGAGCGCGCCCGCGATCACCGCGTAGGTCGAGCCGAGCAGTCCCAGCGCGACGGGCGCGAGCGTCACGGGGACGAGCGCGAGGATCCAGAGCACGATCCGCGTTCGCGTCGCGTCCTCGCCGATCCGATCGTGAAGCATCGGGAACCGCGCTTCCGCGTAGTCCGCGCGGCGATGCAGCGCGATCGCGTAGAAGTGCGGCGGCTGCCAGATGAAGATGATCGCGAAGAGCAGCCAGCCGGCCGCAGATACGTAGCCGTTCACGGCCGCGTCGACGATCAGCGGCGCGATCGCGCCCGCGACCCCACCGACGACGACCGCGAACGGCGTGCGCGGCTTCAGCCAGAGCGTGTACACGAACACGTAGAACAGGATCGCGCCCAGCGCGATGGATGCGGCAGCCGGTCCGGAGGCGATCCAGAGCAGCCCCGTTCCGAGACACGAGAGCCCCAGCCCGAAGGCGAGCGCGCGGCGCGGGTCGAGCCTTCCTGCGGCCAACGGGCGCGTTCGCGTGCGCTCCATCTGCGCGTCGCGATCCCGTTCGAGGTAGCTGTTCAGCGAGTTCGCGGCGCCCGCCGCGAGGGCCGTGCCGAGCAGCGTCAGCGCGGCGAGCTCGAACGACGGCCAACGCCCCTGCGCCATGAAGAGCGCGGGAACGCCCGAGAAGAGCACGAGCGGCAGCAGTCGCGGCTTGGTCAGCGCGAAGTACTCGGCCGCGGCGCTCACCGCGCACCCTCGAGCGCTCGCGGACGGCGGGACGCGACCTGCGCGCTCGCCGATCCCATGAGTCGCGCCGCCAGCGCTTCGCGCACCAGCATCGCGGTCGCGAGCGCGAGCGCGGTCGCCAGTGCCGAGTGCAGGCCCGTGATCTCGCGCGGAACCTCGAGAAGCACGTTCGCGACGCCGACGGCCACCTGCGAGATCGCAATCCCGAGCGCGAGCGCCGAGAGGCGGCCGACGCGCTCGGAGCGGCGCGCGCGCCAGGCGAGCAGCGCATACGCGCTGCCGAGCAGATACGCGTTCAGGCGATGCAGGACGTGCAAGCCGATCGGCCCCGCGAGCGAGGGCGCGAGCGAGTCACCGTTGCAGAGCGGAAAGGTCGCGCAGGCGAGGCCCGCGTAGTGGCTCGAGACCAGCCCGCCCAGCACGAACTGAACCAGCAGGACGAGCGCGCAGAGCGCGACGAGCTTCTCGACCGCGCCCGGGAGCTCCGCGCGTCGAACCGGCGCAGGCCGGGCGAACTCGCGCAGCCCGCCCGAGAGCCAGGCGAGCGACACCACGAAGGAGTTCCCCGTCACGAGGTGCGCGGTCACCGTCCACGGCGCGAGCCCGAGCAGGACGGTGAGTCCGCCGAGCACGACCTGCACGACGAGCAGTCCGACGATGGCGGCGATCGTCGGGCCGAAGCGCGCGCGCAGCTCGCGCACCCTGAGGACGAACGCCACCAGCCCGACGAGCACGACCGATAGCGCTCCTGCCATGGCTCGGTGGCCCCATTCGAAGGCGACCTGCAAGTCGAACTCGGGGATCAGCTCGCCGAAGCAGAGCGGCCAATCCGGACACGCGAGGCCGGCGCCGTGAGCGCGAACCAGCGCGCCGAAGACGACCAGGCACCAAGCGAGGAACGCGAGCACCCCGGCCGCGATTCCGCCGCCGAGAGCCGTGCTGCGAGCGAGGTCGGACGGTGGGGGCATGCGGCTAATCCGAGCGCGGCCGGTCGAGGGTGGTCCACCGCATGGTCGTCCGTTCTCAACCCCCGGGCCCGACGGGAGTAGGCAACTTACTCAGCCTGCCGGAGAGGGTCAAGCGACTCAGTACGAGCGCGGCAGCTCGAGCACGTGCTCGGCGACGAAGTTCAGCGCCATCTCCTGCGAGATCGGCGCGATCCGCATCAGCCGCGCCTCGCGCCAGTAGCGCTCGACGTGGTACTCGCGCGCGTAGCCGAACCCGCCGAGCGTCTGCAGCGCGCGGTCGCAGGCCCGGAACGACGCGTCCGCGCAGCGGACCTTCGCCATGTTCGCGAGCGGGCCGGCCGGCTCGCCGCGATCGTAGGTCCAGGCCGCCTTCTGCCACAGCAGCTCCGCCGCGACCAGCTCGCTGTAGGAGTCGGCCAGCGGGTGCGCGATCGCCTGGTTCTGCCCGATCGGCCGATCGAAGACCACGCGCTCCTTCGCGTACGCGATCGCCCGCTCGAGCGCCCGGAAGCCGATCCCGCACGCCTCGGCCGAGATCACGATCCGCTCCGGGTTGATGCCGTCGAGAAGCGTGTAGAAGCCGCGCCCGACCTCGCCCACGACGTCGTCGTTCGAGACCGGCAGATCGTGGATGAAGACCTCGTTCGAGTTCACCGCGTTTCGCCCGAGCTTCGGGATCTCGCGGATCTCGCAGTGCGCGCGGTCGAGATCGGCCAGGAACAGCGTCATCCCGTCCAGGCGGCGTTTGCACTCCTCGCGCGGCGTCGTGCGCGCGAGCAGCAGGATCTTCTGCGCCTGCTGCGCCTTGGTGTTCCAGACCTTCTTGCCGTTCACGACCCAGCCGCTGCCGTCCCGGCGCGCTAAGGTGCGGATCCGCGAGGTGTCGGTGCCGGCGTCGTCCTCGGTCACCCCGAACGAGACGTGCAGCTCGCCGGTCGCGGTCGGCGGCAGGTACTTGCGCTTCATCGCTTCGGAGCCGTGATGGATCACGGGGCCCATGCCGAAGATCGACAGGTGCAGGGTCGAGGCCGCGTTCATCGCCCCGGCGCTGCCCGCCACCGCGCGCAGCAGCGCGCCCGCGTGCATCACGCCGAGCCCGGCCCCCCCGTAGGCCTCCGGGACCAGCACGCCGACCCAGCCCGCGGCCGCGAAGGCGTTGTAGAACTCCCAGGGGAAGAGCTTCTTCTCGTCGTGCTCGAGCCAGTAGCCGTCGTCGAAGCCGCCGGCGAGCTTTCCGGCCTCGGAGCTGATGCTCTGGTAGTCCGCGTCCTGGCTGAAGTCCATGCGCGGGATTCTACGCCCGCGCGCAGGCCTACTTCAGCTTCGCTTCCTTGAAGACGACGTGCTTGCGCGCGACCGGGTCGAATTTCTTGATCTCGAGCTTGTCCGGGGTGTTCTGCTTGTTCTTCCGGGTGGTGTAGAAGAAGCCCGTACCCGCGGTGCTCTCCAGCTTGATCTTCTCGCGCGCGCCCTTTTTCGCCATGGGCGGCGTTATAGCACGCTCCTTGACACCTCGCGCCCCCGGGTGTGAGGGTCCGGCGATGACCGCACCGCTCGAGGGAATCCGGGTCGTCGAGGTCGCGAGCTTCGTCGCCGCGCCATCCGCGGGGGCGCTGCTCGCGGATCTGGGCGCGGAGGTGATCAAGGTCGAGGTGCCCGAGGGGGAGCTGTACCGGCACACCCGTCCGCGGATGAACGGGTTCGACAGCGACATCGACGTCTCGCCCGCCTTCGAGATGGACAATCGCGGCAAGCGCTCGCTCGCGCTCGACCTGTCCCGGCCCGAGGCGCGCGACGCGCTCCTGCGCGTGATCGATCGCGCCGACGTGCTCCTCACCAACCTGCTCCCCGGGCGCCAGCTCCGCTTCGGCCTCGATCCCGCGACCCTTCGCGCGCGCCGCCCCGGGCTCGTCCACGCGACACTGAACGGTTATGGAACGCGCGGGGACGAGGCCGACCGGCCCGCGTTCGACTACACCGCCTACTGGGCGCGCACGGGCATGATGGACATCCTGCGCGCGCCGGATGCGACGCCGGCGTTCCTCCGCCCGGGAACCGGCGATCACGCCGCCGGCATGTCGCTCGTCTGCGGAATCCTCGCCGCGCTGCGCGTGCGCGACCGCACCGGCGTCGGCCAGGCGATCGAAGTGTCGCTGCTGCAGATCGGCCTGTACATCCAGGGAAACGACCTCGCGCAGGTTCTCGTCGCCGGCGAGAGCCCGCCGATGCACGACCGCAAGCAGCCGCGCAATCCGCTCTGGAACCTCTACCCGACCCGGGACGAGCGCTGGCTGATGCTGGTGATGATCGACTCGATCCGATACTGGGCACCGCTCTGTCGCGCGCTCGGGCGCGAGGACCTGATCGCCGACCCGCGCTTCTCCGGAGCGGTCGAGCGCTACAAGAACTCGCGCGCGCTGGTCGAGATCCTCGACCCGATCTTCGTCTCGCGCTCGCTCGCGGACTGGGAGCAGGCGCTCGAGACGTCCGGCATCATCTGGTCCGCGGTGCGCCGACTGGACGAGGTGGCCGCGGACCCGCAGGCACGCGACATGGGCTACCTGCCGACGGTGGAGCACCCGCGCGTGGGCGCGTTTACGGGCGTGGGAACGCCCTTCCTGATGTCCGCGTTCCCGATGCCCGCGAATCGCCCGGCGCCGGAGCTCGGCGCGGACTCCGCCGAGCTGCTTCGCGAAGCCGGCCTGTCCGCGGACGAGATCGCGAAGCTCCTCGGCTGACCGGCGCGAGTGTCGCGCAGGTCGCCTGCTACCATGCCCGCGTCCGAGCAGGAGAGGTGCGCATGAAGGGGATCGTCCTGGCAGGCGGCGCCGGCTCGCGCTTGCACCCGCTCACGCAGGTCGCGAGCAAGCAGCTGCAGCCGGTCTACGACAAGCCGATGATCTACTACCCGATCGCGACGCTGATGCTCGCGGGAATCCGCGAGATCCTCTTGATCTCCACGCCGCAGGACGTGCCCCGCTTCCAGTCCCTGCTCGGCGACGGCTCCCTCTGGGG
This genomic interval from Deltaproteobacteria bacterium contains the following:
- the rpmG gene encoding 50S ribosomal protein L33; the encoded protein is MAKKGAREKIKLESTAGTGFFYTTRKNKQNTPDKLEIKKFDPVARKHVVFKEAKLK
- a CDS encoding CoA transferase, translating into MGGVIARSLTPRAPGCEGPAMTAPLEGIRVVEVASFVAAPSAGALLADLGAEVIKVEVPEGELYRHTRPRMNGFDSDIDVSPAFEMDNRGKRSLALDLSRPEARDALLRVIDRADVLLTNLLPGRQLRFGLDPATLRARRPGLVHATLNGYGTRGDEADRPAFDYTAYWARTGMMDILRAPDATPAFLRPGTGDHAAGMSLVCGILAALRVRDRTGVGQAIEVSLLQIGLYIQGNDLAQVLVAGESPPMHDRKQPRNPLWNLYPTRDERWLMLVMIDSIRYWAPLCRALGREDLIADPRFSGAVERYKNSRALVEILDPIFVSRSLADWEQALETSGIIWSAVRRLDEVAADPQARDMGYLPTVEHPRVGAFTGVGTPFLMSAFPMPANRPAPELGADSAELLREAGLSADEIAKLLG
- the cyoE gene encoding protoheme IX farnesyltransferase, whose translation is MGERAGRVPPSASARGCAVSAAAEYFALTKPRLLPLVLFSGVPALFMAQGRWPSFELAALTLLGTALAAGAANSLNSYLERDRDAQMERTRTRPLAAGRLDPRRALAFGLGLSCLGTGLLWIASGPAAASIALGAILFYVFVYTLWLKPRTPFAVVVGGVAGAIAPLIVDAAVNGYVSAAGWLLFAIIFIWQPPHFYAIALHRRADYAEARFPMLHDRIGEDATRTRIVLWILALVPVTLAPVALGLLGSTYAVIAGALGLWFLGEALVLRRRRDRDSARRTFLVSLVYLLGTFAGMIGDLVWRSVA
- a CDS encoding acyl-CoA dehydrogenase, translated to MDFSQDADYQSISSEAGKLAGGFDDGYWLEHDEKKLFPWEFYNAFAAAGWVGVLVPEAYGGAGLGVMHAGALLRAVAGSAGAMNAASTLHLSIFGMGPVIHHGSEAMKRKYLPPTATGELHVSFGVTEDDAGTDTSRIRTLARRDGSGWVVNGKKVWNTKAQQAQKILLLARTTPREECKRRLDGMTLFLADLDRAHCEIREIPKLGRNAVNSNEVFIHDLPVSNDDVVGEVGRGFYTLLDGINPERIVISAEACGIGFRALERAIAYAKERVVFDRPIGQNQAIAHPLADSYSELVAAELLWQKAAWTYDRGEPAGPLANMAKVRCADASFRACDRALQTLGGFGYAREYHVERYWREARLMRIAPISQEMALNFVAEHVLELPRSY